The proteins below are encoded in one region of Conexivisphaerales archaeon:
- a CDS encoding aconitase X catalytic domain-containing protein, which translates to MYLTNQEEKALNGEFGEAIATSYRVLLSLGEFLGADRLIPITSAHISGVNYANIGEEGLNFIEKVSQEGRVSVKTTLNPCGIELSDPFSLNPPADFVERQKKIIDSYMKMGVSGTLTCVPYEFDNRPKRGSHIAWAESSASIYANSVLGAMTNRESAISSLAAAIAGKTPNAGMHIAENRKPGLIVSVSADANLETTADYGLLGLFAGKLTQKPIGFTGLRRSAKHLLKALGAGIGTSGSSPMFMLLDSKPKNVEEVPYTQREKQEMKESTTLSSDPDMVLLGCPFYTFAEVKRLASAVSGRKAKKKIYLHLSRSVYEKAKNEGAIGKLEKAGIKVLRDVCPSLTPIGAWNGMNKVITDSAKGSFYMRTALKYNVGVLDLEAIVKSYT; encoded by the coding sequence TTGTACCTGACAAATCAAGAGGAGAAGGCTCTCAACGGTGAGTTCGGCGAAGCCATCGCAACCTCATACAGAGTCTTGCTTTCACTCGGAGAATTTCTTGGGGCGGATAGGCTGATACCTATCACGTCTGCTCACATATCAGGGGTAAACTATGCGAACATAGGCGAAGAGGGATTGAATTTCATAGAGAAGGTGAGCCAAGAAGGAAGAGTGAGCGTAAAGACAACTCTCAACCCGTGCGGAATAGAGCTGAGCGACCCGTTCTCGCTAAACCCACCCGCAGACTTTGTAGAGAGGCAGAAGAAGATCATAGATTCATACATGAAGATGGGCGTATCGGGTACTTTGACATGTGTGCCGTATGAATTCGACAACAGGCCGAAGAGGGGAAGCCATATAGCATGGGCTGAAAGCTCAGCCTCCATCTACGCGAATTCTGTGTTGGGAGCCATGACCAACAGGGAGAGCGCGATAAGCTCCCTCGCGGCAGCCATAGCCGGGAAGACGCCTAACGCTGGAATGCACATTGCTGAAAACAGGAAGCCAGGGCTTATAGTTTCAGTTTCAGCTGATGCCAATTTGGAGACAACTGCAGATTACGGGCTGCTTGGCCTCTTCGCTGGTAAGCTTACTCAAAAACCGATTGGGTTTACGGGCCTTAGAAGGTCTGCGAAGCATCTCTTGAAGGCTCTTGGGGCAGGGATAGGCACATCTGGCTCCTCGCCTATGTTCATGCTGCTCGACTCAAAGCCAAAGAATGTTGAAGAGGTTCCGTACACGCAAAGGGAGAAGCAGGAGATGAAGGAAAGCACAACCCTGTCGTCAGACCCGGATATGGTGCTTCTAGGCTGCCCGTTCTACACGTTTGCAGAAGTGAAGAGACTTGCAAGCGCAGTAAGTGGCAGGAAGGCAAAGAAGAAGATATACCTTCATCTTTCAAGGAGTGTCTACGAGAAGGCAAAGAACGAAGGGGCAATAGGAAAGCTCGAAAAGGCAGGAATCAAGGTGCTGAGGGATGTCTGCCCCAGTCTGACACCTATAGGTGCATGGAACGGCATGAACAAGGTTATAACCGATTCAGCAAAGGGCAGTTTCTACATGAGGACAGCCCTGAAGTATAACGTTGGAGTACTAGACCTAGAAGCCATTGTAAAATCTTACACCTAG
- the glmS gene encoding glutamine--fructose-6-phosphate transaminase (isomerizing), protein MCGIIGRIDSSDVSSEVLSGLKKLEYRGYDSAGLAVLNGSGIQVLKKAGTVDRLVQLYKERPVRGHVAIAHTRWATHGGVNDTNAHPHLSCDGSVAVIHNGIIENFNALKDELVQKGHRFTSQTDTEVVAHLMEDYLKQGKGLMDAGLQLARVLEGQYALVIMSRAHPDSLLSLRHKAPLIIGVGDGFQAIASDVLGFIDWTNRAIFLEDDSICLMTRGQIDIRSLNGAKRSFKVVQLAEELSKPEKESYEHYTLKEIYEQPEAVIRVLNQDAGTLTLFRRQLQEAKRVFFVAAGTSYHASLIAKEYLARNMAVYSEVILASEYKSYLRWFDDETVLVAVSQSGETMDVLEAVRAGKEKGCSVLGVVNHSPSTLERMSDVSVNLRAGQEVGVAATKSFTSQIALFYLISKKGVRQNEIEGIAASIEQALKQEQAIIRIAEVIASGKDVYYLGRGLSYPIALEGALKMKELAYIHAEGLAAGELKHGPLALIDRGVPLILINPVDESYQDSLSNGMEVKARGGLLIGVSSKPERIYDYFIKIPEAESQQYPLITAIPMQLLAYHTARLLRAEIDKPRNLAKSVTVK, encoded by the coding sequence ATGTGCGGAATCATAGGAAGGATCGACTCATCAGATGTTTCGAGCGAAGTTTTGTCAGGACTCAAGAAGCTTGAATACAGAGGCTATGATTCCGCAGGTCTTGCCGTTCTGAACGGTAGTGGGATTCAAGTTCTGAAGAAGGCTGGGACTGTTGACAGGCTGGTTCAGCTTTACAAGGAAAGGCCGGTCAGAGGGCATGTGGCGATAGCTCATACAAGGTGGGCAACGCACGGAGGTGTCAACGATACTAACGCACATCCCCACCTATCATGTGATGGAAGCGTAGCCGTTATACATAACGGCATAATAGAAAATTTTAATGCGCTGAAGGATGAGCTGGTTCAGAAGGGACACAGGTTTACAAGCCAGACAGATACTGAGGTTGTAGCTCACCTTATGGAGGATTATCTCAAGCAGGGTAAGGGACTGATGGATGCAGGTTTGCAATTGGCCAGGGTTCTTGAAGGTCAGTATGCGCTCGTCATAATGAGCAGGGCCCATCCCGATTCGCTGTTGAGCCTTAGGCACAAGGCACCTCTCATAATAGGAGTAGGGGACGGCTTTCAAGCCATTGCGAGCGACGTGCTTGGCTTCATTGACTGGACAAACCGGGCCATATTCCTGGAAGACGACTCCATATGCTTGATGACCAGAGGGCAGATAGATATCAGGAGCCTTAATGGCGCAAAAAGAAGCTTCAAGGTTGTCCAGCTCGCTGAGGAGCTGAGCAAGCCGGAGAAGGAGAGCTATGAGCATTACACGCTGAAGGAGATATATGAACAGCCCGAAGCAGTCATAAGAGTTCTGAATCAGGATGCTGGCACTCTGACTCTCTTCAGGAGGCAGCTGCAAGAAGCCAAGAGGGTCTTCTTTGTTGCAGCCGGCACTAGCTACCACGCGAGCCTGATAGCAAAAGAGTACCTAGCCAGAAATATGGCAGTGTACAGCGAAGTGATACTTGCAAGTGAGTACAAGTCATACCTGAGATGGTTCGATGACGAAACAGTGCTGGTTGCTGTAAGTCAGAGCGGAGAGACCATGGATGTTCTGGAAGCTGTCAGAGCTGGGAAGGAGAAGGGATGCTCTGTGCTCGGGGTGGTGAATCACTCCCCTTCAACTCTTGAAAGGATGAGCGATGTTTCTGTAAACCTCCGGGCTGGGCAGGAAGTAGGGGTGGCAGCAACTAAAAGCTTCACTTCGCAGATAGCACTCTTCTATCTCATCTCAAAGAAAGGGGTCAGACAAAACGAAATCGAAGGGATAGCAGCATCGATAGAGCAGGCATTGAAGCAGGAACAGGCGATAATCCGGATAGCTGAGGTGATAGCTTCTGGGAAGGATGTGTACTACCTTGGCAGGGGTCTCAGCTACCCCATAGCCTTGGAGGGAGCACTCAAGATGAAGGAGCTAGCCTACATTCATGCTGAAGGGCTGGCAGCAGGGGAGCTCAAGCACGGACCTCTTGCGCTTATCGACAGAGGAGTACCCCTCATACTGATAAATCCGGTAGACGAATCTTACCAGGATTCTCTCAGCAACGGTATGGAGGTGAAGGCCAGAGGGGGATTGCTGATAGGTGTCTCATCAAAGCCAGAAAGGATCTACGATTACTTCATCAAGATACCAGAAGCTGAAAGCCAGCAGTACCCCCTCATAACAGCGATACCCATGCAGCTTCTTGCCTACCATACAGCTAGGCTGTTGAGGGCTGAAATAGACAAGCCCAGGAACCTTGCAAAGTCTGTCACTGTCAAGTGA
- a CDS encoding helix-turn-helix domain-containing protein, whose product MRSKIIFNDRSGAFEAEVELLEEASALKSASDEMALAIMREASNGPVYSREIASRLKVREQTVYYHVRKLVSLGLLRVHSTQLVRGALAKRVEASSQGLAFIYDRGSLKPLSRRPDSDSFRRFFKEFVQDGSFRGYIVVGSPEPHGRFRASARDGHYATQLALYIGSIALPSSSFAVKLDTDTKVEMSYTDNMVLIGGPATNQIMADVNNTLPVRFDETNYWAGLLDEKGRRFSSDTDALIAKVRNPFNPQKHIVAIAGIRHVGTKAAVIALTQQPDEVLGEYRGEEPFACVIRGFDQDGDGKVDRADLVASYNPAG is encoded by the coding sequence TTGAGGTCTAAGATAATCTTCAACGACAGGTCTGGCGCTTTTGAAGCTGAGGTGGAGCTGCTTGAGGAGGCAAGTGCGCTGAAGAGCGCATCTGATGAAATGGCGTTGGCGATAATGAGGGAAGCATCAAACGGCCCTGTCTATTCAAGGGAGATAGCGTCTAGACTGAAGGTCAGGGAGCAGACGGTTTACTACCATGTAAGGAAGCTGGTCTCTCTCGGCCTGCTCAGGGTTCACTCTACCCAGCTTGTCAGAGGCGCATTGGCCAAGAGGGTAGAGGCCAGCTCTCAGGGTCTCGCATTCATCTACGACAGGGGCAGCCTGAAGCCTCTATCGCGCAGACCCGACTCCGATTCGTTTCGCCGCTTCTTCAAAGAGTTTGTGCAGGATGGCTCTTTCAGAGGCTATATAGTCGTGGGAAGCCCCGAACCACACGGAAGGTTCAGAGCTTCTGCAAGAGACGGCCATTATGCTACTCAGTTGGCTCTCTATATAGGTTCAATAGCTTTGCCGTCATCTTCGTTTGCTGTAAAGCTGGACACAGACACCAAGGTTGAAATGTCTTACACCGACAACATGGTTCTGATAGGCGGCCCAGCTACGAACCAGATAATGGCAGATGTGAACAATACTCTACCAGTAAGGTTCGATGAGACCAACTACTGGGCAGGACTGCTCGATGAGAAGGGCAGGAGGTTCAGTAGCGACACAGATGCGCTGATTGCCAAGGTTAGAAACCCTTTCAACCCTCAAAAACACATAGTTGCAATAGCTGGCATAAGGCATGTGGGTACAAAGGCTGCTGTTATAGCGCTGACACAGCAGCCCGACGAGGTGCTTGGAGAGTATCGGGGTGAAGAGCCGTTTGCATGCGTGATAAGGGGGTTCGACCAAGATGGAGACGGCAAGGTTGACAGGGCAGACCTTGTGGCATCTTACAATCCAGCAGGTTGA
- a CDS encoding 30S ribosomal protein S13 — MSTEFRPIVRLAGRDLDGTRKVVYALQDIKGLNVSLANAIANSLRIDPKLRLGQLSDSQLNELEKSLKDLRSLGLPSWLLNRRKDFETGEDRHLLESDLDFVIKNDIEREKAIGSWRGIRHSLGLKVRGQRTRTTGRKGQTVGVRKAAVQATPAKEEKE; from the coding sequence TTGTCAACAGAGTTCAGGCCGATAGTGCGTCTTGCAGGTAGAGACCTTGACGGTACAAGGAAGGTAGTTTATGCTCTGCAGGATATCAAGGGCCTGAATGTGAGCTTGGCTAACGCAATTGCAAATTCTCTAAGGATAGACCCGAAGCTGAGGCTTGGCCAGCTGTCTGACTCCCAGCTCAACGAGCTTGAAAAGAGCCTGAAGGACTTGAGGTCTCTTGGTCTTCCCTCCTGGCTGCTGAACAGGAGGAAGGACTTTGAAACCGGAGAGGATAGACATCTTCTTGAATCAGACCTGGATTTTGTAATAAAGAACGATATTGAGAGAGAGAAGGCGATAGGCAGCTGGAGGGGAATAAGACACAGCCTGGGCCTGAAGGTGCGCGGTCAGAGAACAAGAACAACAGGAAGAAAGGGACAGACGGTAGGTGTTAGGAAAGCTGCTGTCCAGGCAACCCCAGCCAAGGAGGAGAAGGAATAG